From a single Limisphaerales bacterium genomic region:
- a CDS encoding tRNA-dihydrouridine synthase family protein — protein MQDVTDLSFWRLMAKYGGPDLYVTEYFRVREGSCLDKHILKSITENPTGKPALAQLIGNHIPSLIRTARELQQHPVAGIDLNLGCPAPVVYKKCAGGGLLRDPAQVDAILGALREAIEIPFTVKTRIGFDDPAVFEELLPIFAKHRIDLLTVHGRTVLEGYRSGVHYDYIARAVEPLPCPVLANGNIYSPAKAAAVLADTRAAGLMIGRAAIRNPWLFHQIRQAQKDETPFVPTGQDVLSYLRDLYETVRPPKLNEKSHVAKMKKYFNYIGIGIEPTGDFLHRIRRTTTEADLFKICTDHLEHDEPMPLEPFDLKLKPKDVLAGEHR, from the coding sequence ATGCAGGATGTCACAGACCTCTCCTTCTGGCGGCTAATGGCCAAGTACGGTGGCCCCGATCTGTACGTCACCGAGTATTTCCGCGTGCGCGAAGGGTCGTGCCTCGATAAACACATCCTCAAATCCATCACTGAAAACCCGACCGGCAAACCCGCGCTTGCCCAGCTCATCGGCAACCACATCCCCTCACTCATCCGCACCGCGCGCGAATTGCAACAACACCCCGTCGCCGGCATCGACCTCAACCTCGGCTGCCCCGCGCCCGTCGTTTACAAAAAATGCGCCGGCGGTGGACTCCTCCGCGACCCCGCCCAAGTCGACGCCATCCTCGGCGCACTGCGCGAGGCCATCGAAATTCCATTCACCGTTAAAACCCGCATCGGTTTTGACGACCCCGCCGTGTTCGAAGAACTCCTCCCCATCTTCGCCAAACACCGCATCGACCTCCTCACCGTCCATGGCCGCACCGTGCTCGAAGGCTACCGTAGCGGCGTCCATTACGATTACATCGCCCGCGCCGTTGAACCCCTCCCCTGCCCCGTACTCGCCAACGGCAACATCTATTCCCCCGCCAAAGCCGCCGCCGTCCTCGCCGACACCCGCGCCGCCGGCCTCATGATCGGCCGCGCCGCCATCCGCAACCCGTGGCTCTTCCACCAAATCCGCCAGGCACAAAAAGACGAAACTCCATTTGTCCCCACCGGCCAGGACGTGCTCAGCTATTTGCGTGACCTCTATGAAACCGTGCGCCCCCCAAAGCTGAACGAGAAATCGCACGTGGCGAAAATGAAAAAATATTTCAACTACATCGGCATCGGCATCGAACCCACCGGCGACTTCCTCCACCGCATCCGCCGCACCACCACCGAGGCCGACCTCTTCAAAATCTGCACCGACCACCTAGAACACGACGAGCCAATGCCGCTCGAACCCTTCGACCTCAAACTAAAACCAAAGGATGTTTTGGCAGGAGAACACAGGTGA
- a CDS encoding DEAD/DEAH box helicase, with protein sequence MPRGKKGTRKPAPKSGAAMKYDAHATALEDAYGMLADLRRELADSREDVDEREDILELFAKCKDEQRAWLLLEDYFSKLKLSRKDFPGDEWWEAVAKAKGKKRLEALSVVFLRAGRQMPAELNQHANLKRFKEIEKAEREHAVFKELEHWMFPPAPNHLDAPRASIRAVAVPEPEDLDSSLQTLRVEFVVRRPRTGDRKKSITNLVDLTVRAAHEQELFPSEDWEFIEWVTEHYSEDLKGHDSLNLTGQPLLQWLAHWGGQTRLQPGVDAPPYEFHGQLAELIPSLKNGTAILAFTHTLLLPDGREVPLSEAKFFAGRPTMVLVDNTFYFLRNSPPASLLSKWVSNPRAPINKLSTRFITELRRTHVREGINWNDLCESHTAKPLFVLEMHGDRLELRLQAKSDLDGSLWEWTGHEWHIKAKGERRADKPQVLEDDRLEPSIDWLRKLDWFTPEPGLWVGDANENFLNVLASVWHERPQDAEFLGNDSFQRLFLKPKRLKPTLIVKGSGIDWLSVSTEWEEEGMKLTKKDLESLAQATSRFVKLPSKGWVELDVDATQRAQETMADLGLDGLETGTQKIAMEQAAHLGEDGLSLFGDGKQAQKLRDRIEQFEGIPTTDLPEGIDAELRPYQQAGFEFLCHLQSMRLGGILADDMGLGKTLQTLAYLKWLKQRKKRGKSHPSLVVCPASVMHNWRREVDKFTPDMSVLVLESGAARHAMRKHIPDYDIVVTNYSLLRRDLEDLQKYKFNAIILDEAQFIKNPGAQVTQSVKQLSCKIRLALTGTPLENRLLDLWSIVDFVQPGYLGDEKHFHSMYDPAGGDSEEAIANRRIARKRLSSRLRPILMRRVKTEVAKDLPERIEQRHDCELGKDQRKLYLAELRRSRDTVMETIQTKGVAKSRMQVLAALTRLRQICCHPSLVGNDSASGKTEALFDLLEPLVAQGEKVLVFSQFVQMLKILEKDCGTREIPTHMLTGETKNRQDVVNAFQESEGAGIFLLSLRAAGTGLNLTTASYVVLYDPWWNPAVEAQAIDRTHRIGQTKTVNAYKLIAPGTVEEKIWNLQQSKRQTISDVLGEKGFAKSLTKNDLEFLFSE encoded by the coding sequence ATGCCACGAGGTAAAAAAGGAACACGTAAGCCGGCGCCCAAAAGCGGCGCGGCAATGAAGTACGATGCACACGCCACCGCATTGGAGGATGCTTATGGCATGCTGGCAGATTTGCGCCGCGAGCTGGCCGACTCCCGCGAGGACGTGGATGAACGCGAGGACATCCTCGAATTGTTCGCCAAATGCAAAGACGAGCAACGAGCGTGGCTCTTGCTGGAGGATTATTTTTCCAAGCTGAAGCTCAGCCGCAAGGATTTTCCCGGCGACGAGTGGTGGGAAGCCGTCGCAAAGGCGAAGGGCAAAAAGCGACTGGAGGCATTGTCGGTGGTATTTCTACGCGCGGGCCGGCAAATGCCTGCGGAGCTCAATCAGCACGCGAATCTCAAACGCTTTAAGGAAATCGAAAAGGCGGAACGCGAACACGCTGTGTTCAAGGAGCTGGAACATTGGATGTTCCCGCCCGCACCGAATCATCTCGATGCCCCACGCGCATCCATCCGCGCCGTGGCCGTACCGGAACCGGAGGATTTGGATTCGAGCCTGCAAACCTTGCGGGTGGAATTCGTGGTGCGCCGTCCACGCACCGGCGACCGCAAGAAATCCATCACCAATCTCGTGGACCTCACCGTGCGCGCCGCGCACGAGCAGGAGCTCTTTCCCTCCGAGGATTGGGAATTCATCGAATGGGTCACCGAACATTACAGCGAAGATCTCAAAGGACACGACAGCCTCAACCTCACCGGCCAGCCACTGCTGCAATGGTTGGCACATTGGGGCGGCCAAACCCGCCTGCAACCGGGTGTGGATGCCCCGCCCTACGAATTTCACGGCCAACTCGCCGAATTGATCCCCTCGCTCAAAAACGGCACGGCCATCCTTGCCTTCACGCACACGCTCCTGCTGCCCGATGGCCGCGAGGTGCCGCTGAGTGAAGCCAAGTTTTTCGCCGGCCGCCCCACCATGGTGCTGGTGGACAACACATTTTATTTCCTGCGTAACAGCCCGCCCGCCTCGCTTCTCAGCAAATGGGTGAGCAATCCACGCGCACCGATCAACAAACTCAGCACACGGTTCATCACCGAGCTGCGCCGCACCCACGTGCGCGAGGGCATCAACTGGAATGACTTATGCGAATCGCACACAGCCAAGCCGCTGTTCGTATTAGAAATGCATGGCGACCGCCTCGAACTGCGCCTGCAAGCCAAGAGCGATCTCGACGGCAGCCTTTGGGAATGGACCGGCCACGAATGGCACATCAAAGCCAAAGGCGAACGCCGCGCGGATAAGCCGCAGGTTTTGGAGGATGACCGCCTCGAACCTTCCATCGATTGGCTGCGCAAACTTGACTGGTTCACGCCCGAGCCCGGGCTTTGGGTCGGCGACGCGAATGAGAATTTTCTCAACGTGCTCGCCAGCGTGTGGCACGAACGCCCGCAGGACGCAGAGTTTCTCGGCAACGATTCCTTCCAGCGCCTATTCCTGAAACCCAAGCGCCTGAAGCCCACGCTCATCGTCAAAGGCAGCGGCATCGATTGGCTTTCGGTTTCCACCGAGTGGGAAGAGGAAGGCATGAAGCTCACCAAAAAAGATTTGGAAAGCCTCGCCCAAGCCACCAGCCGGTTTGTGAAACTACCCAGCAAAGGCTGGGTGGAGCTGGACGTGGACGCCACCCAACGCGCGCAGGAAACCATGGCCGACCTCGGCCTCGACGGACTCGAAACCGGCACCCAAAAAATTGCGATGGAACAAGCCGCGCATCTCGGCGAAGACGGCCTCTCGCTATTCGGCGATGGCAAGCAAGCCCAGAAACTACGCGACCGCATCGAGCAATTCGAAGGCATCCCCACCACCGACCTGCCCGAAGGCATCGATGCCGAACTGCGCCCGTACCAGCAAGCGGGCTTCGAATTTCTCTGCCATCTGCAATCCATGCGCCTCGGCGGCATCCTCGCAGACGATATGGGCCTCGGTAAAACGCTGCAAACTCTTGCCTATCTTAAGTGGCTCAAGCAGCGGAAAAAACGCGGCAAATCCCATCCCTCACTCGTCGTGTGCCCCGCCTCGGTGATGCACAACTGGCGGCGCGAGGTGGATAAATTCACCCCGGATATGTCCGTGCTCGTCCTCGAAAGCGGCGCCGCCCGCCATGCCATGCGCAAGCACATTCCCGATTACGATATCGTCGTCACCAACTATTCGCTGCTCCGGCGCGACCTTGAGGATTTGCAGAAGTATAAATTCAACGCCATCATTCTTGATGAAGCGCAGTTCATCAAAAACCCCGGCGCGCAAGTCACCCAATCGGTAAAGCAACTCTCCTGCAAAATCCGCCTCGCCCTCACCGGCACGCCGTTGGAAAATCGCCTGCTCGATTTATGGAGCATTGTGGACTTCGTCCAGCCCGGCTATCTCGGCGACGAAAAACATTTCCACTCGATGTACGACCCCGCCGGTGGAGACAGCGAAGAAGCCATTGCCAACCGCCGCATCGCCCGCAAACGCCTCTCCTCCCGCCTGCGCCCCATCCTGATGCGGCGCGTCAAAACTGAGGTCGCCAAAGATTTGCCCGAACGCATCGAGCAACGGCACGACTGCGAACTTGGCAAAGACCAACGCAAACTATACCTCGCCGAACTGCGCCGCAGCCGCGACACGGTGATGGAAACCATCCAAACCAAAGGCGTCGCCAAAAGCCGTATGCAAGTGCTCGCCGCACTCACGCGACTGCGCCAGATTTGCTGCCACCCCTCACTCGTCGGCAACGATTCCGCCTCCGGCAAAACCGAAGCGCTCTTCGACCTACTCGAACCATTGGTCGCCCAAGGCGAAAAAGTTTTGGTCTTCAGCCAATTTGTGCAGATGCTCAAAATTTTGGAAAAAGACTGCGGCACCCGCGAGATCCCCACGCACATGCTCACCGGCGAAACCAAAAACCGGCAGGACGTCGTCAACGCTTTTCAGGAATCCGAAGGCGCGGGCATCTTCCTGCTCAGCCTCCGCGCCGCCGGCACCGGCCTCAACCTCACCACCGCGAGCTACGTGGTGCTCTACGATCCGTGGTGGAACCCCGCCGTCGAGGCGCAAGCCATTGACCGCACCCACCGCATCGGCCAAACTAAAACCGTCAACGCCTACAAACTCATCGCGCCCGGCACCGTGGAAGAAAAAATCTGGAACCTCCAGCAAAGCAAACGCCAAACCATCTCCGACGTGCTCGGTGAAAAAGGTTTCGCCAAGAGCCTCACCAAAAATGATCTGGAATTCCTCTTCAGTGAGTAG